The proteins below are encoded in one region of Belonocnema kinseyi isolate 2016_QV_RU_SX_M_011 chromosome 5, B_treatae_v1, whole genome shotgun sequence:
- the LOC117173354 gene encoding vacuolar protein sorting-associated protein 37B isoform X1 — MYKQNFELDTPAALGMIANLSNEELKELLNDDEKFEEVVKNNKQFQELETEKEMLMASNRSLAEYNLAKQPELEQGKQVVRELSERGSQLCSSVQEKLDEIKEKPGMMSIDTALEMLQTAATETEEESEKIAEKFLAGDTEVDEFLDQFTSRRKLMHLRKVKVDKMRELIKSKDRGISGYPTAGNFPGMSPSLPYPAGLVSMPMPVAMPPY; from the exons atgtataaacagaATTTCGAACTGGACACTCCTGCTGCTCTGGGAATGATTGCAAATTTGAGCAATGAAGAGTTAAAAGAATTGCTGAATGACGATGAAAAGTTTGAAGAAGTTGTGAAAAATAACAAACAG tTTCAGGAACTGGAAACAGAGAAGGAAATGCTGATGGCAAGTAACAGATCGCTTGCTGAATACAATTTGGCAAAACAACCCGAATTAGAACAAGGAAAACAAGTTGTTCGCGAACTCAGTGAAAGAGGTAGTCAACTTTGCTCGAgtgttcaagaaaaattggacGAAATAA aggAGAAACCTGGCATGATGAGTATTGATACTGCACTCGAGATGCTCCAAACAGCTGCTACCGAAACTGAAGAGGAATCtgag AAAATAGCCGAGAAATTTCTCGCTGGTGATACGGAAGTGGACGAATTCCTGGATCAATTTACAAGCCGACGGAAATTGATGCACCTACGAAAAGTGAAGGTTGACAAAATGCGGGAATTGATCAAATCTAAGGACAGAGGAATTTCCGGATATCCGACTGCCGGAAATTTCCCCGGAATGTCGCCATCTCTGCCCTACCCAGCCGGACTTGTATCGATGCCAATGCCAGTTGCGATGCCtccttattaa
- the LOC117173354 gene encoding vacuolar protein sorting-associated protein 37B isoform X2: MIANLSNEELKELLNDDEKFEEVVKNNKQFQELETEKEMLMASNRSLAEYNLAKQPELEQGKQVVRELSERGSQLCSSVQEKLDEIKEKPGMMSIDTALEMLQTAATETEEESEKIAEKFLAGDTEVDEFLDQFTSRRKLMHLRKVKVDKMRELIKSKDRGISGYPTAGNFPGMSPSLPYPAGLVSMPMPVAMPPY; the protein is encoded by the exons ATGATTGCAAATTTGAGCAATGAAGAGTTAAAAGAATTGCTGAATGACGATGAAAAGTTTGAAGAAGTTGTGAAAAATAACAAACAG tTTCAGGAACTGGAAACAGAGAAGGAAATGCTGATGGCAAGTAACAGATCGCTTGCTGAATACAATTTGGCAAAACAACCCGAATTAGAACAAGGAAAACAAGTTGTTCGCGAACTCAGTGAAAGAGGTAGTCAACTTTGCTCGAgtgttcaagaaaaattggacGAAATAA aggAGAAACCTGGCATGATGAGTATTGATACTGCACTCGAGATGCTCCAAACAGCTGCTACCGAAACTGAAGAGGAATCtgag AAAATAGCCGAGAAATTTCTCGCTGGTGATACGGAAGTGGACGAATTCCTGGATCAATTTACAAGCCGACGGAAATTGATGCACCTACGAAAAGTGAAGGTTGACAAAATGCGGGAATTGATCAAATCTAAGGACAGAGGAATTTCCGGATATCCGACTGCCGGAAATTTCCCCGGAATGTCGCCATCTCTGCCCTACCCAGCCGGACTTGTATCGATGCCAATGCCAGTTGCGATGCCtccttattaa
- the LOC117173294 gene encoding dnaJ homolog subfamily C member 30, mitochondrial-like, translated as MNFPRPRKLRSPLTSFSCCMSSSSRPTNHYDTLQVEPNATQEEIKTSYYKLTKQYHPDVNKTEEAKGQFRNVSEAYEILGNYKARKKYDRGIVARGTSTPIYKEEKEHPHMAFYKSRMDKYPKPVRTSDSKVYDFDAWTRAHYGQTLKKTIHKREANREAQISRDNMPIEGKKQLADFQITIGFVIILVFSIFFLEARENFDIVVENPEKKSENES; from the coding sequence atgaattttccgcgTCCACGGAAATTGAGGTCGCCTTTAACATCATTCAGCTGCTGCATGTCAAGCAGTTCAAGACCCACAAATCACTACGATACCCTCCAAGTTGAGCCTAACGCGACCCAGGAGGAAATAAAAACCTCCTACTACAAATTGACGAAACAATATCACCCGGACGTGAACAAAACCGAGGAAGCCAAGGGACAATTTCGTAACGTTTCCGAGGCTTACGAAATTCTTGGGAATTACAAGGCTCGTAAAAAGTACGATCGGGGAATTGTGGCTCGAGGAACGTCCACTCCAATCTACAAGGAAGAAAAGGAACATCCCCACATGGCTTTTTACAAATCGCGAATGGACAAGTATCCAAAACCGGTTCGAACATCAGACTCGAAAGTTTACGATTTCGATGCCTGGACTCGTGCCCATTATggacaaactttgaaaaaaaccaTACATAAGAGAGAAGCGAACAGGGAGGCACAAATAAGTAGAGACAATATGCCAATAGAGGGCAAAAAACAGTTGGcggattttcaaattacaattggATTCGTGATTATCCTCGTTTTTTCTATCTTCTTTTTAGAAGCGAGAGAGAACTTtgatattgttgttgaaaatccggAGAAAAAAAGCGAGAACGAAAGTTAA